The Halorussus gelatinilyticus genome contains the following window.
AAACCGTGAGGGGAAGCGATGAAGTGGCACCGACGGCGGGACCTCGAAGGCGGCAAGGAAATCGGCGTCTGGTTGCTCGCGGACGACGACGGGAGCGTCGAGCGCGAACTCTACGTCGAGTCCCACGAGTACCGCGGCGGCGACTTCGACGTGTACACGATGGCCGACGACGAGTGGACCCACGAAGGTGAGTTCGAGACCAGCGAGGAGGCCTTCGCTCGCGCGCTCGACCTCCTCGAATCGAGTTCACACGCGGTCGAGGACGACGGACACGCCTGAACGGGACCTACTCGAACAGCACTACCGGGTCGGCCTCGCGCTCGGCGAAGTACTCGTCCAGTTCGCGCTTTCGCGCGGGAATCTCGTCGGGGTCGTGGGAGTCCGACCCGGCGACGAACTCGACGCCGCGCTCGCGGAGCGCCGCCCAGAGGTCCGGCGCGGGGTGGAACTGCCCGTAGTCCCGGCGGACGCGTCCGGCGTTGAGTTCGGGGACCGTCCGCGAGCTGGCGAGGGCGTCGGCGAGCATCGCGTGGTGGTCCGGCGTGGTGTACCCCCGGAGTTCGGGCGTGCGCTCGGGCAGATCCACGTGAGCCACGATGGCGAACAGTTCCGATTCCACGAGGTCCGAGAGACGCTCGTAGTAGTCGTCCACGAAGGCCTGCCGCTCGCGCTCCGAGAGGTCCGCGAAGGGGGAACTCCGCTGGACGTTGGTCCCCTCGACGCGGTGGACGCTCCCGACGGCGTAGTCGAAGTCGGCCTCGTCGAGGAACGCGGCGATTTCGGACTCGTCTCGCGGGTCGTAGTCCATCTCCACCGCGTCGAAGACCCGGAGGTCGTACCGGTCGCGCAGCGACTCGATGCCCTCCCGGCGGAACGGATACG
Protein-coding sequences here:
- a CDS encoding PHP domain-containing protein, with amino-acid sequence MSVVHDYHVHSNYSDGTPMPRMLAAAEDAGLRAVGFADHCNVSERDHLRTSKREYGINLDRTYPFRREGIESLRDRYDLRVFDAVEMDYDPRDESEIAAFLDEADFDYAVGSVHRVEGTNVQRSSPFADLSERERQAFVDDYYERLSDLVESELFAIVAHVDLPERTPELRGYTTPDHHAMLADALASSRTVPELNAGRVRRDYGQFHPAPDLWAALRERGVEFVAGSDSHDPDEIPARKRELDEYFAEREADPVVLFE